Below is a genomic region from Osmerus mordax isolate fOsmMor3 chromosome 22, fOsmMor3.pri, whole genome shotgun sequence.
gcatacatacacacacacttccaatgCCTgcccgctctcacacacacacacacacacacacacacacacgcacacacacacacaggcgggaCTCCAGAAGTAGTGTAACAGAGGGAAACTCACAGAAcggaacgagagagggagacagagggagttcaATCGTGAGACCTCTTTTTCacatctccctcaccctccccctcctccctccccccctcctctatgaCCCCAGGGTCAGCCAGTGTCGGATCTGCTCCAACCCACGATGCATCTGGTCCAGGTAGAAGTCGGCGTTGCGGGAAAAGTCCCTGCAGACGGAGGAGTGGGCGTCGCCCAGCGCGCAATAGAGAGCGGTGCCTCCCACGCTGATCACCACGGTAACCAGACACAGCAGGAAGAGCAGCAGGCAGGAGTCCCCGCCCgtcatgtctgagagagagagagagagagagagagagagagagagagagagagagagagagagagaaaaggaggaggagagagagagagagagagagagagagagagagagagagagagagagggagggagggagggagggagggagggagggagggagggagggagggagggagggagggagggagggagggagggagggagggacaaaagAAAGTAGGGAGGAAGCAAACGGTTCTATTACATGACATCACTTCACTGTCACATAAAATACAAATGCGTTTGGATAGTGTTTTAAAACAAatctacacgcacacatgcacacacacacacttaccctggTCATAGACATCATCAGGCACCTTGAAGCGGACCCTTCGCTTGGCAGGTGGTTTGTGAGTGGGAGGGGCAGAGCTGGAGGCCACAGACACATcctccacacacgcactcctcctcttcaggaTGGACACCAGGCCTGGGGCAGGTGCGctctggaagacacacacacacaactgattaGACAGAACCTAGCTTGGTTCACGGAAAGGCCCACATGCAGTGGCAGAACCTGACCAGCAGGGGTCACTGATGGTGACTAAGCTGTCCATCAGGGAAACCAGAGAAGGACAGTAGATAAAGTGCAGGATGGagtgatgggggaggaggagacgatAAAGAGCTTTTTAATTATCCATCCAGCCTCCAGGAAGGACTCAAGACATCaatgaagagggaaggagaggcttagaaaaagaaagaaagagggagagggagagaaaaagagagggagaaatagcaagagagagggagagtgagagagagcaagagagagggcgagaaagaaagaaagagagagagaaagtgaacagGTGCACCTAGTTCCTGTCTCCATGGCCTCCTGGCTCGTCTCCAGGGCAGGAAGTTCCATATTTGGTAACGAGGCCTTAATGAGGGCCGAGTCTGCCTCACTAATTAGACActgactctcctcctctccgctcatCCCCTcgttctgccctctcctcctctccgctcatCCCTTcgttctgccctctcctcctctccgcttaTCCCTTCGttccgccctctcctcctctccagtaattctttctctttctctctggccccactactctctcttcctctcactctcttttctcctgttctttctttcctctctcaccctttttAAAGGTTCTTTTTCGACCAGTAGCCTTCCCTGGACCAGAttcggggagagggagagagagatctaaACTCTAGCTTGCGCTGAGTATTGATTTGGCAGTGAGGGTCAGGATGAGATGACGTTTAGAGAGGTCACGAacgtgtatgtggttgtgtgtgtgtgtgtttatgctacGTGATACAGAATAAGCATGACTATGAACAGCCTGTCCAGTTCTTGAACCCACTTGTAACCGTCTCCAATCTCACaaaaacatgacacacacaaacatgcacgaacacgcacacatactgaCCTCTTCGACAGTGATGCATTTGGCCAGATCATCTAGAGAAGCTGCTCCTACAGTGGTCgtcatcctctccacccccatcagGCCCTCCCGCAGACGCCCTTCCTGCTCCGTACACTGGGCCCCCTCGCGGAGTTGGGCCTCCTGGTGCAGGTGGGCCTCCTGGTGGAGGTGGGCCTCTTGGTGGAGGTGGACCTCCGGGTGGAGGTGGGCCTCCGGGTGCAGCTCCACCACCATGCCTTCCATTGGGTGAGTCTTTAGAGGCACTGACAAATCAGTCCCCTCCTGATCCTCCTCCTCGTTAaattcctctgcctcctctgcctcctcggcctcctccacctcctctcccactccctcaggGTCAGACCGGCTCATTTCCTTGTCCTCTGGGGGATTTGGTCTGACCCCCTCCGCAGTGGTTTGTTCCATCTCTGATCTGGGTTCTTCAGGACACTCGGCAGGGGGCCTGTCAATCAACTTGTCTCCATGAAAACCACCGGTGGCCCCTGAGGGATGGCAAGTCTCTGTCCCGCCCCCAGCCGAATAGTCATTAGAGCAGAGGGTGTCTGTCAAGGCTGTAGCCGATATTATTGGTTGAGCGTCCTGAGAGTCCCTTTGCACTTCCTCCATCCCCTGTAGActctcagccagccagtctggaAGCAGAAAGACTCGTAGAAGTCAAGTGAAATTAAGAACATTGATCTGATAAGAACACTAATTCAGTTACAGACAAGAAGACCAGCtagtttgtgcgtgcgtgtgtgtggtgcatgtctGGCCTTTGAAAGTGAAACCTGGATATGCAATGCCCCGTTTGTGTTttcagaggtaacacacacccgtgggtccttgtgtgtgtgtgtgttctggtaacTCACACCTTTAGTTCTCTTGAGCTCCCCTTAGGTTCATCAATAACTAACAACATCTAGGCCTAGAGACctccccaacacaaacacacacactcactcacctgagctgcatgaagtcagggtGGAATCCGCAGTCTCCGTTTCACACACTGGGGTTTTCAACAGAGAGTCTGCAGATGCATGCTACGCACACACGCCAAACAGAATTATTATAAATGCtgagtacaagcatgcacaaacacaaattCGTATTCTCTGTCACACAAACAACAGGGCACCTTACCTTTCCTGGTTCAGTGCTGGGTCTGTgattaaaaagagaaagagggaaagaaagaaagatagaagtaaagatagagacagagggaaagagagagcgagagagtcaagggaggtcagagagagagaagaaagagagagaagaaagagagagcgagagtcagTCCCAGCAGGTATCTCCTTGGTGACTGGAGTTCTCACAGAGTTGAGGTGTCCTTACTCATCTCAAGGAGGCTAAAATTAGCAACATGCCACATCTCCCTCGCcatttatgtgtgtatgagtgtgtgcgtacgtgtgtttgtgtgtgtatgagtgtgtgttgatgaaACCATAGCAGTTCACCAGCTCAAATGACATAAAGTGCAACAGCAGCAAATGGCCATATGTTTTAACCATCACCAGTTACACGATGGTTGCcacgcatgacacacacacacactcatgtacctAACATAGaccaaagcaaacacacacacacacacacacacacactgaccgctGGTGTGTGCTGCAGATGTGCGCTAGTCTCTCCAGCTGTCTGGTCTCCAGGTCTGTGTTGCAGATCTtcctgccctgtctctctgaaacaggaaaggtcaaaggtcaaacagTGAGCATGTCAGTTTcagcaaatgtttacattttcttCACTGATTTAACTCAAACAAAAAGCACACAGGGGTATATATGCCAATCtgtatgtgagtatgtgtgtgagtgcatgtctgtgagtgcataagagtgtgtgtgcataagagTGTGTGTAACGCCGTCGCAccatgggtgggggggtgttacTTCATTGGTGAGTGTTAATGTGtgctgtacgagtgtgtgtgtgtgcatgtgtgtgtgtgcacgcatgtgtgtgtgggttactgtgtgtgtgtgttaccccacTGCTCCTGCAGAGTAGAGAGGTTGGCCAGTAGTCTCTGATGGTACAGTCTCTCCAACTGTACACACCACACCGCCCTCTCAACTGGCATGCAAGGGGTTAAGGTCAACTCAgaacacatatgtacacacacacactcactaggaGGATAGGATGAGGGAgtaggagagaagggggtggaggagagagagagagcgagagacagagagagagagagagagagagagagagagagagagagagagagagagagagaggataaaaatagagggagaggaagacagagaggcagagaaaatgatcagagagagagagagatcagcatGCAGCGTGGCTCATGTTTATGCATGTCAGGAGACAATCCCTCCatagattctctctctcccctcctctctcccctcctctctctctccctcacctcctctctccctcccctcctctctgaaaGCAGCTGCACAAGCATGCTGGGAGTCAGGAGCAGGGTGTTAACCAGCCTAGGGCCATTCCAGTTTCACCTCACCCATGGTCTCAACCTGCATggtcatgaccacacacacacacacatccacattcagacacacacccccataCTCTTGTACACatagccacatacacacaggaaaagagag
It encodes:
- the cnsta gene encoding consortin isoform X1 is translated as MDVGQCEREGPLVSGGLPRVDLQNNLSHDPNGRSPDQSLSEEEESSRRRRGGGGELFQQDSLNNNEDEDRDHVMLEEEEEGEESESSSVTRGQSPDTPMTDSSFSDTGSLVEFQASGSPETTQPISPLTTTREELPQSDASHPGLLTCSAGSGIRTLEFTCTAGPITSTVGPITSAVGPITSIVEPSCTTGPITSTVEPITSIVEPSCTVGPISTITGLITSTVGSSCTTGPITSTVGTSCTTGPIPTPALLACLQDLGERGDDTHLPQYLHQIAEAFVLQEDFERAVWCVQLERLYHQRLLANLSTLQEQWERQGRKICNTDLETRQLERLAHICSTHQRSVCVCVCHASADSLLKTPVCETETADSTLTSCSSDWLAESLQGMEEVQRDSQDAQPIISATALTDTLCSNDYSAGGGTETCHPSGATGGFHGDKLIDRPPAECPEEPRSEMEQTTAEGVRPNPPEDKEMSRSDPEGVGEEVEEAEEAEEAEEFNEEEDQEGTDLSVPLKTHPMEGMVVELHPEAHLHPEVHLHQEAHLHQEAHLHQEAQLREGAQCTEQEGRLREGLMGVERMTTTVGAASLDDLAKCITVEESAPAPGLVSILKRRSACVEDVSVASSSAPPTHKPPAKRRVRFKVPDDVYDQDMTGGDSCLLLFLLCLVTVVISVGGTALYCALGDAHSSVCRDFSRNADFYLDQMHRGLEQIRHWLTLGS
- the cnsta gene encoding consortin isoform X2, yielding MDVGQCEREGPLVSGGLPRVDLQNNLSHDPNGRSPDQSLSEEEESSRRRRGGGGELFQQDSLNNNEDEDRDHVMLEEEEEGEESESSSVTRGQSPDTPMTDSSFSDTGSLVEFQASGSPETTQPISPLTTTREELPQSDASHPGLLTCSAGSGIRTLEFTCTAGPITSTVGPITSAVGPITSIVEPSCTTGPITSTVEPITSIVEPSCTVGPISTITGLITSTVGSSCTTGPITSTVGTSCTTGPIPTPALLACLQDLGERGDDTHLPQYLHQIAEAFVLQEDFERAVWCVQLERLYHQRLLANLSTLQEQWERQGRKICNTDLETRQLERLAHICSTHQRPSTEPGKHASADSLLKTPVCETETADSTLTSCSSDWLAESLQGMEEVQRDSQDAQPIISATALTDTLCSNDYSAGGGTETCHPSGATGGFHGDKLIDRPPAECPEEPRSEMEQTTAEGVRPNPPEDKEMSRSDPEGVGEEVEEAEEAEEAEEFNEEEDQEGTDLSVPLKTHPMEGMVVELHPEAHLHPEVHLHQEAHLHQEAHLHQEAQLREGAQCTEQEGRLREGLMGVERMTTTVGAASLDDLAKCITVEESAPAPGLVSILKRRSACVEDVSVASSSAPPTHKPPAKRRVRFKVPDDVYDQDMTGGDSCLLLFLLCLVTVVISVGGTALYCALGDAHSSVCRDFSRNADFYLDQMHRGLEQIRHWLTLGS